In a genomic window of Erigeron canadensis isolate Cc75 chromosome 5, C_canadensis_v1, whole genome shotgun sequence:
- the LOC122599444 gene encoding phosphatidate cytidylyltransferase 1-like has protein sequence MTKENDGGVAVTHTGRARRRRGSNEVPADVGEANGTKMLVNDQNKYKSMLVRAYSTFWMIGGFIFVVYMGHLYIWAMIVIIQIFMAKELFNLLRKAHEDKQLPGFRLLNWHIFFTAMLFVYGRILTQRLVNTVTTDKFWYKLVGNLIKYHMVTCYSLYLIGFVWFILSLKKKLYKYQFGQYAWTHMILIVVFTQSSFTVANIFEGIFWFLLPASLIVINDIAAYIFGFFFGKTPLIKLSPKKTWEGFIGASFTTIISAFLLANFFGRFQWLTCPRKDLSTGWLQCDPDPLFKPENFALPGWLPEWFPWTEIQILPVQWHALGLGLFASIIAPFGGFFASGFKRAFNIKDFGDSIPGHGGMTDRMDCQMVMAVFAYIYHESFIVAQSVSLGMILDQIVMNLSYDEQRELYSKLGQIIKDRQFGES, from the exons ATGACAAAGGAGAATGACGGTGGTGTAGCGGTTACGCATACCGGACGAGCTCGGCGGCGTAGGGGTTCAAACGAG GTTCCAGCTGACGTTGGCGAAGCAAATGGAACCAAGATGCTCGTAAATGATCAAAATAAGTATAAGTCAATGTTGGTTCGTGCTTATTCGACTTTTTGGATGATTGGCGGCTTTATATTTGTTGTCTACATGGGTCATCTTTATATCTGGGCCATGATTGTCATAATTCAAATCTTTATGGCGAAAGAACTGTTCAATTTATTAAGAAAAGCACACGAAGACAAGCAACTACCTGGATTTAGGCTTTtaaattg GCACATCTTCTTCACAGCGATGCTATTTGTATATGGCCGTATACTTACTCAACGACTGGTAAATACGGTTACAACAGACAAGTTTTGGTATAAACTTGTGGGCAACCTCATCAAATATCACATGGTTACCTGTTATTCATTATATTTAATAG GTTTTGTGTGGTTTATACTTTCACTAAAGAAGAAGCTGTACAAGTATCAATTTGGGCAATATGCATGGACCCATATGATTCTTATAGTGGTTTTTACTCAGTCGTCATTCACAGTTGCCAACATTTTTGAGGGAATTTTCTG GTTCCTTCTCCCAGCATCACTGATTGTCATCAACGATATTGCTGCCTACATCTTTGGTTTCTTTTTTGGAAAAACCCCATTAATCAAGTTATCCCCTAAAAAAACTTGGGAGGGCTTCATTGGAGCTTCATTTACCACGATAATATCTGCATTCTTG CTTGCTAATTTTTTTGGTCGCTTCCAGTGGTTAACGTGCCCTAGAAAG GACCTATCAACTGGTTGGCTACAATGTGACCCTGACCCTCTATTTAAGCCCGAGAATTTTGCATTACCTGGATGGCTTCCTGAATGG TTTCCATGGACAGAGATCCAAATTCTGCCAGTGCAATGGCATGCATTGGGCCTTGGACTTTTTGCTTCAATCATTGCACCTTTTGGTGGCTTCTTTGCTAGTGGTTTCAAAAGAGCCTTCAATATTAAG GATTTTGGGGATAGCATTCCTGGACATGGTGGAATGACTGACAGAATGGATTGCCAG ATGGTGATGGCCGTCTTTGCATACATTTATCACGAGTCTTTTATTGTGGCCCAGAGCGTATCTCTTGGGATGATTTTAGACCAG ATAGTAATGAATCTCTCCTATGACGAACAGAGAGAATTGTACTCTAAACTTGGACAGATTATTAAGGATCGACAATTTGGTGAATCTTAG